The Constrictibacter sp. MBR-5 sequence GCCCAAAGTCGGGACAGCGACAGATTCACGGCCGGCCGGGAACCGATCTCTCACGCGCGGGTTTAGCTCCCGTTCTTAACAGGGGGCGTGTCCCATGAAGTCGAGTGCTCTGAGCGTCAAGGTTCTGATCGGTTTCGCAATGCTGGCGCTGGCCGCCTGCAACACCATGGAAGGCGCCGGGGAAGACATCCAGTCCGGTGGCAAGGCGCTGGAGAATTCCGCGGAACGGAACAAGTAGCACGCCGCCAGCACCGGCGCCTGAACAGGCAAATCGGGGAGAGAGCGGCCAGCCCGCCTCTCCCCGATTTGCGTTCGGGGTCAGACCTCGACCAGCACGCCGTCCTCAAGGCGGACGCAGCGGTCCATCTGCGCCGCCATCTCTGGATTGTGCGTGGCGACCAGCGCGGCGACGCCGGTCCTGTGCACCAGCCGCACCAGCTGCGACATGACCCGCAGGGCCGTCGCGTGATCCAGGTTCCCCGTCGGCTCGTCCGCCAGCAGGACCTTGGGCGCGTTCGCCATCGCACGCGCGATCGCCACTCGCTGCTGTTCGCCGCCGGAAAGCTGCGCCGGCTGGTGCGCCTCCCGGTCCGACAGGCCCATCATGTCCAGCAGCTCCAGCGCCCGCATCCGCGCCTCCGCCGGTCGCAGCCCGGCGATGAGCTGCGGCAGGACGATGTTCTCGGTCGCCGTGAACTCCGGCAGAAGATGATGGAACTGGAAGATGAAGCCGATGTAGTTGCGCCGCATGGCGCTCAACGTGTCGTCGCCGAGCCCGATGCAACTCTCGCCGGCCAGCAGGACGTCGCCGGAATCGGGGATGTCGAGCAGCCCCGCGATCTGGAGCAGCGTCGTCTTGCCGGCCCCCGAGGGGCCGACCAGCGCGACGATCTGCCCGGGCATCAGCTGCAGGTCGAGGTTGCGGAGGATATGCAGCGCCTGCCCGCCCTGGGCGTAACTGCGCGACACGCCGCGCAGCTCAAGGTTCGGCACCGACGGAAAGGGAGCGCTGTCTCTGTCCGGCACGGGCCTACTCGTAGCGCAGGGCTTCGGCGGGGTGCAGCTTGGCCGCACGCCGCGACGGGAAGATCGTCGCCAGCATCGACAGCCCCAGTGCCATCAGCACGACGGTCGCCACCTCGCCGGGATCGACCTCGGCCGGCAGACGGGAGAGGAAGTAGATCTCGTCGGGGAACAGCTTCGTTCCGGTCAGCGTCTGCAGGGCGCTCCGGATGCTCTCGACGTTCAGGCTGAAGACGAGGCCGAGAACGAAGCCGGCGATCGTCCCGGCGAAACCGACGGCCGACCCGCTGAGAAAGAAGATCCGCATGATCATGCCGCGCGTGGCGCCCATGGCGCGCAACACGGCGATGTCGCGCCCCTTGTCCTTCACCAGCATGATCAGGCTGGAGATGATGTTGAACGCGGCGACCACGATGATCAGCGTCAGGATCAGGAACATGACGTTGCGCTCGACCTCGAGCGCGTTGACGAAGGTGGCGTTCGACTGCTGCCAATCGAACACGCGCGCATCCGGGCCGAGCGCCTGACGGATCGCCGTCCCCACGGCCCGCGCCTCGTCGGGATCGGCGACGGTGACCTCCAGGTTGCTGACGGCCTCGGGCAGCTGGAAGAAGAGCTGCGCCGCCGGCATCGGCATGAAGATCATGCTGTTGTCGTATTCGAACATGCCGACCTCGAAGAGGCCGACGATGCGGTAGCCGCGCATCCTGGGAACGCTGCCGAACGGGCTGATGCTGCCCTGGGGCGCGACGAGGTTGAGCACGTCGCCCGGCCCGACGCGCAGGCGCCCGGCCAGTTTCGAGCCGACGAGGATGCCGTCCTCCTCGCCGAACTGCGACAGGGCGCCGTTGAGAACGCCTTCGGCGATGGTCTTGCGCTTGGCGAGATCCTCGGGGCGGAGGCCGCGGACGAGCGCACCGGAGGCGGAGCCGCCGGCGGTGACCATGACCTGGCCTTCGACGGTCGGCGTAACCGAGACCACGCCGTCGATCTGGCGCACCTTGTCGGCCATTGTGTCGAAGCCGGTCATGCCGCCCATGGCGCTGTAGACGGAGACGTGACCGTTGACCCCCAGCACCCGGGTCATCAGTTCGCCCCGGAAACCGTTCATCACAGACATGACGATGATCAGCGTCGCGACGCCGAGGGCGATCCCCAGGAGGGAGAACCACGCGATCAGCGAAATGAAGCCCTCGCGGCGGCGCGCCCGCAGATATCGGAACGCGACCATGCGCTCGAAGGGGGAAAAGATCATGCGTCGCCCGCGATGCGCGCCAGCGCCGCGTCGAGCGGTATCTCGTCGCGCTCGCCGCTGCGGCGGTACTTCAGTTCCACAATGCCCGCCTTGACGCCGCGCGGGCCGATCGCGAGCTGCCAGGGCAGCCCGATCAGGTCCATGTCGGCGAACTTGACGCCCGCCCGCTCGTCGCGGTCGTCGTACAGCACCTCGATGCCGGCGTTCTTCAGCTGCGCGTAGGCATTCTCGCAGGCCGCATCGCAGGCGGCGTCACCGCTGCGCAGGTTGATCAGGCCGACGGCGAACGGCGCGACGGCTTCGGGCCAGACGATGCCCTTCTCGTCGTGGTTCGCCTCGATCATCGCGCCGACGAGGCGCGACACGCCGATGCCGTACGAGCCCATCTCGGCCGGCACCTGCCCGCCCTCCGGGGTGGTCAGCATGGCGCCCAGCGCCTTGGAATATTTGGTGCCGAAGTGGAAGATGTGGCCGACCTCGATGCCGCGCGCCGTGACCAGCTCGTCCTCGTCGACGGGGCAGGTCGCCGCGTCGTGCTTCTCGTCGGTCGCAGCATAGAGGTCGGTGAAGGATGCGATGACGTCGTCCAGGTTCTGATCGTAGCCGACGTCGTCGCGGCGCAGATCCAGTGTCAGCCA is a genomic window containing:
- a CDS encoding entericidin A/B family lipoprotein gives rise to the protein MKSSALSVKVLIGFAMLALAACNTMEGAGEDIQSGGKALENSAERNK
- a CDS encoding ABC transporter ATP-binding protein, producing MPDRDSAPFPSVPNLELRGVSRSYAQGGQALHILRNLDLQLMPGQIVALVGPSGAGKTTLLQIAGLLDIPDSGDVLLAGESCIGLGDDTLSAMRRNYIGFIFQFHHLLPEFTATENIVLPQLIAGLRPAEARMRALELLDMMGLSDREAHQPAQLSGGEQQRVAIARAMANAPKVLLADEPTGNLDHATALRVMSQLVRLVHRTGVAALVATHNPEMAAQMDRCVRLEDGVLVEV
- a CDS encoding lipoprotein-releasing ABC transporter permease subunit — translated: MIFSPFERMVAFRYLRARRREGFISLIAWFSLLGIALGVATLIIVMSVMNGFRGELMTRVLGVNGHVSVYSAMGGMTGFDTMADKVRQIDGVVSVTPTVEGQVMVTAGGSASGALVRGLRPEDLAKRKTIAEGVLNGALSQFGEEDGILVGSKLAGRLRVGPGDVLNLVAPQGSISPFGSVPRMRGYRIVGLFEVGMFEYDNSMIFMPMPAAQLFFQLPEAVSNLEVTVADPDEARAVGTAIRQALGPDARVFDWQQSNATFVNALEVERNVMFLILTLIIVVAAFNIISSLIMLVKDKGRDIAVLRAMGATRGMIMRIFFLSGSAVGFAGTIAGFVLGLVFSLNVESIRSALQTLTGTKLFPDEIYFLSRLPAEVDPGEVATVVLMALGLSMLATIFPSRRAAKLHPAEALRYE